A segment of the Streptomyces sp. L2 genome:
GCGCAATTCACCAGCACCCGCGCTCGCACGACCTCCCCGCCCGAGGTCAGCACGGCCACGCCCCGCTCCGGCCGCCGGTCCACCCGGACGACCCGCGCGCCGTACCGGATCTCGGCGCCCGACGCTCGCGCCAGCTGCCGCGCGACGGCCACGTAGTCGCACACCCCGGTCGTCCCGACGTGTATCGCGGCGAGTCCGCGCACCTCCGGCTCGTACTCGCCGATCTGCGCGACGCCCAGCTCCCGCACCGGGATCCCGTTCTCCCGGCCGCGCTGCACGAGCGCGTGCAGCCGGGGCAGCTCCTCCTTCTCCGTGGCCACGATCAGCTTGCCGGTGACCGCGTGCGGAATGCCGTACTCGGCGCAGAACTTCACCATCTCGGCGGCGCCCCGCACCGCGTACCGCGCCTTGAGGGAGCCCGGCCGGTAGTAGATCCCGCTGTGGATCACCCCGCTGTTGCGCCCCGTCTGGTGCCGGGCGGGCCCCGCCTCCTTCTCCAGCACGGTCACCCGCGTGCCCGGTGCGGCCCGCGTGACGGCGTACGCCGTGGCCAGCCCGACGATCCCCCCGCCCACGACGAGCACATCACAGTCGTACGCCCCGACCGGCACCGAGCACCACCTCCACTCCCGATAGTGCACTGCGCCACTGACAACACCTTCAAACTCCGGCCGCCGGCAGCGCCCCGAAGGGGCGCGGGGCAGTGTCGACATGCGGCTCCGCCGCGCGGGCGCGACAAGCCACAACGCGCCCGCACCCGCAAGATCACCGCACCCGGCAGACGCCAAGCGGCCCCAAGCCGAGCCGCGGCACTACGCCGGAGCCATCAGCAACGGCCGGGCCCGCTCCCGCAGCTCCACCACCCGGGGCTCGTCCCCGTACGGCTCCAGCCGGTGCAAAAGATCCCTCACATACTCGGTGGTCCGCGCCGACGAGATCCGCCCCGCCACCTCCACCGCCCGCACCCCCTGCTCGCAGGCCGCGTCCAGGTTCCCCGACTCCAGCTCGGCGACGGCCGACACCACCAGCCGCAGCCCGTGCGACCGCACGAACTCCTCCGTCGGTTTCGACAGCGCCTGCTCGGTGAAGCGCCGCACCTGGCGCGGCGCCTTCAGGTCCCGGTAGCACTCGGCGGCGTCGGCGGCGAACCGGTCGTAGCCGTAGAAGCCGAGCCAGGAGGGATCGTGGTCGCCGTCCCTGGACCGCTCCAGCCACCCCTCCGCCGCCTTCAGCGCCGCGCCGGCCGCCTGCGCGTCCGCCGCGCGCGCGTGCGCCCGCGCCTCGACCAGCCGGAAGAAGCTCATGGTCCGCGCGGTCGCCAGCCCCCGGTTGCGTTCGACGGCGGCCTGCGCGAGGTCGACGCCCTCGTCACCGAAGCCGCGGTACGTCGCCTGCAGGGACATCGACGCCAGCACGTACCCCCCGAGCGGCACGTCCGCCGCCGCGCGCGCGAGCCGCAGCGCCTGGATGTAGTACCGCTGGGCGGCCTCCTGCTGGCCGGTGTCGAAGGCCATCCACCCGGCGAGCCGGGTCAGTTCGGCGGTGGCCCCGAACAGGGCGCGGCCCACCTCGTCGGAGTAGGAGCCGAGCAGCAGCGGCGCCGCCTCCACCCGTAAACACTCCGGGACCATGGACGAACGCCAGTCGCCGCCGCCGTACTTGGAGTCCCAGCGTCTGGCGTCCTCGGCGGCCTCCCGCAGCTTCCCCACGTCGCTGTGGCCGACTTTGATCGGCGCGCCGGAGCCCTCGGCGGTGTTCGCCTCGCGCGCGACCGAGCTGTCGGCGGGGGTTATCAGCCACCGGGAGGCGGGCGTCGCGTACGCGCTCACCGCGAACGACCCGGCCAGCGACTGCCAGATGCCGCCGGAGCCGGCCCGGCGGCCGGCCAGGTCGAGCCGGTACAGCTCCGTCGCCGAGCGCACCGCCTGTCCCACGTCGCGGGGGAAGGCGAGGCCCACTTCGGGGGCGGGATCCGCGTCCGCCAGGCCGATCTCGTGGAGCGGCACCGGGCGGCCGAGCTTCTGCCCGATGGCGGCCGCGATGAGGTGCGGCGCCGCTCCCTGCGGCACCATCCCCTTCGACACCCAGCGCGCCACCGAGGTCTTGTCGTAGCGAAGTGTCAGCCCGCGTTGGGCGCCAAGGTCGTTGACGCGGCGCGCGAGTCCTGCGTTGCTGATTCCCGCGAGGGCGAGAACGGCGCCGAGCTTTTCGTTCGGCCCGCGTTGCTCCCTGGACATGCGCCACCCCTCGACACAGACGGCTGCCGCGCTGGCATAACCACGCGGCATTCGTAAACCCAGCGTAGTTCGCCGCATCCCAAGCGTTAAGGGGCATTGTTCCGGTTGGCGGGATTGTGGTCCGTACGGCAGTACGGTCCTGTACGCACCGTGCACGGCCGTCGGGACGTGCCCCCGGCCGTGTGGCCGTGCGCCCGTCCGTGCGCTCTTCTCCGGCCACCGGGGGAGCGGTTCCATGGCTCGTGCGTGGGTCGGCCCGCTGTACTGGATCCAGCGGGCTGGGGGACACCGCCACCTACATCCCCGCGGGTGGCGGACCGGTCCGGGAGGCGACACCCGCCTCCCGGACTGTGCGCGTCAACTGCCGCCCGTGTGCTGCGCAGAGCCTGTACGGAGCGTGCGCGCGCCTTCTGGCATGCCGATGATTTGGCCGAAAATCGCCCCTGCCGTAGGTGGGTGATTACCGCCCCCACCATGGGACTTGAGGGCGCAGAGGGCGTCCAAAGGGAGTGAACCGGGGGCGCATTCGCATCGTAGCGGGTGGGTACCGTACGGGAGTTCGTGCGTTGCCGGGCACGCGCGCGTCGACGCGTTCCCCCGATCGAAGGCGGCGCCGGCAGCCCTCCGGAGCGGCCCCTTCATGGCAGCATGGGGTCCGGTTCGTACGGTGCACTGGTTGTCCACGGTCTGTGGAGGCGTCCATGCGGTGGTTGGTGGGATGGAGCAGCACCGCCGCGAGTGCCGCCGGGTTCGGTTCCCCGACCGGGTACAACGGTCCCGCGACCGAGTACGGCGGTTCCGCGAGCGGCTACGGCGGTTCCGGCGGTGTGTCCGGATACGCCGGTTCGGCCGGGGCCACCGGATACGACGGCGAGACCCTGCACCCGGTCGGCTCCCAGCTCCTGTGGGGCGACCCCGACCCGCTGTGGGCCGTCGGCGACTGGCGGCCCGACGAGGTGCGCGTGGTGCGGGCCGACGCGCAGAACCGGATCGCCGTCCTCGGTACCTGCGGCGCCACCGACGAGCAGCTGCGGCTCGGTCTGATCGCCGCGCGCGGGGGCGCGCTCAGACACCTGACCAACTGGCCCGGCAGCTACACGGCCGTCGTGCAGGTGGGCCGCCGCATCACCGTGTGCGGCGACCTCGCGGGCGCCCGCCCGGTGTTCCACACCCCCTGGGCCGGCGGCACGGCCTACGCCACCGCCGCCCTGCCGCTCGCCGACCTCATCGAGGCGAACCTCGACTTCGGGCACCTCGCGGCCCTGCTCGCCGCCCCCGACGTACCGGCCGCGTTGCACGACACCACCCCCTACGACGGCGTACGGCGCATCCCGCCGGGGCACGCGCTGGTGCTGCGCGCCGGTGCGCGGGAGATCGCCGGGTACGAGCCGGTCGCCTCCCTCGCTGTGGCAGCGCCCCCGGCCGACGCCGACAGCGCGGTGGACGCCGTACGGGACGCGCTCGTGGAAGCCGTGCGCGCCCGGCTGTCGGCGCCCCGGCACGTGCCCGACCTCGACCCCGGGCCGGTACCCGGCATGGGTCCCGCCGCACGGCGCGCCGCGCGCGGGATGCCGGTTCCGGGGATCGGCGCCGACCTGTCCGGCGGACCGGCCTCGGGCACGCTCGCGCTGCTGGCCGCCGGACTTCCCGGCATGCCGGGCACCCTGCTGGGCCACGGCACGGGCGCGGGCGAGCGGCTGCTCGCGGTCACCTTCAACGACCTGGCCGTCGGCGGACGCGAGGCCGAACTCGAACGCGCGGGTGCCCTCGCCGCCAACCCCCGGCTGCACCACGTGGTGGTGACGGGCGCCGAGGAGACCCTGCCGTACGCCGACCTCGACGGTCCCCTCACCGACGAACCCGGACCATCGCTGGTCTCGGCGGCCCGGCACCGCGCGCGGCTCGCCGCCGGCAGCGCCGACCACTTCACCGGGCACGGCGCCCGGCAGGTCCTGGACGCCCACCCGGCCCGCCTCGCCGACCTCCTGATGGACCGCCAACGGCGCCACCTGGTCCGGCCGGTCGCCGCGCTGACCAAGGCCGACGGCTCGGTGATGGTCCCCGCGCGCGTGTACAGCGCGGCCCGGCGGCTGGCGCGCACCCCGTACCGGGCGGGCGTGGAGGCGCTCGCCGAGCGGCTGATGCGGCGCCGCTTCGACGAGCCGCACGGTGCGGTGGGCGCGTCCCTCGCCGCCCTGACCTGGGCGGGACCGGGTCCGGCCGCACGCTGGCTGACCGGGGAGGCGCTGGCTGAAGTATCGGTTCTGCTCCAGGGCTCGCTGAACCGGTCCGCGCTCGGCCCGGGACAGCGCCCCGGCGACTACCGCGCGCGGGCGGCCCTCGCCCGGTCCGCCGCCGACCTGCGCGTCCTGGAACAGGCCGCCGAGATCCGCTCCCAGCGTCTGCACTCGCCCTTCCTCGACAACCAGGTCGTCCGCGCCTGCCGCGCCCTCCCCGAGGCCCTGCGCGTCAAGCCCGGCGCCCGCTCCGCGATCCTCCGCACGGTCCTGCAGGGCGCCGGCGTCAGCGACCTCCCGCCCGGCTGGGGCACCCCGTCCCACGCGTCGTCGGCAGCGGCGGCACGCGCGGGCCTGCGGCTGGCCGCCGACACCCTGATGGACCTCTTCACCACGCCCCTGCTGGCGGAGGCCGGCCTGGTCGAGGCCCGCGTGGTCCGCCAGGCGGTACGGGCGACCGCCGACGGCGACCCGCTGCCCCACGACGGCCTCGCCGACCTCGTCTCCCTCGAACTCTGGCTGCGCCGCCTCCTCGCCCGCAGGGGCACCTGCTGGACCGGCACCCCGGCCCGCGCCCGAGCGGTCCCCTCCGGGATCACCCCGAGAAGGGGAGCGCTGGCACCGGGGGTGTGAGGGGCGCGTCCGCGGGTGTTGGAAGGGCGCCTCCGCGGGTGTCGGAGGGGCGCGTCCGCAGGTGTGAGGGCGCGTATCGGGCTGTGCCCGGGCCGCGTTCAGGAGTCCTGCCGCGCCCCCGAGCCGACGAAGCCTGCCCGGCGTCGGACCCGGGTGCCGCCCTGTCGGCGGAGCCTGCCCGGCGTCGGACCGGGTGCCGCCCTGTCGGCGGAGCCTGCCCGGCGTCGGACCCGGGTGCCGCCCTGTCGGCGGAGCCTGCCCGGCGCTGGACCGGTTGTCGGCCGTAACGGAGTCCGCGAGCCCCGAGCTGCACGTTGGCCACTTCATTCATGCTCGGTTCTGCGCGAAACGCGCTTGCTTATTGCATGTATGAGCGGCAGTGGAGCAGGATGTGGGCGCCATGTCGGTCCTGACGTGTCCCAGACGGGAGTTCCCGTGTTCGAGAGAGCCCGCACCACGCGCAGTCGTCCGCCCGCCCCGCC
Coding sequences within it:
- a CDS encoding asparagine synthase-related protein, whose amino-acid sequence is MRWLVGWSSTAASAAGFGSPTGYNGPATEYGGSASGYGGSGGVSGYAGSAGATGYDGETLHPVGSQLLWGDPDPLWAVGDWRPDEVRVVRADAQNRIAVLGTCGATDEQLRLGLIAARGGALRHLTNWPGSYTAVVQVGRRITVCGDLAGARPVFHTPWAGGTAYATAALPLADLIEANLDFGHLAALLAAPDVPAALHDTTPYDGVRRIPPGHALVLRAGAREIAGYEPVASLAVAAPPADADSAVDAVRDALVEAVRARLSAPRHVPDLDPGPVPGMGPAARRAARGMPVPGIGADLSGGPASGTLALLAAGLPGMPGTLLGHGTGAGERLLAVTFNDLAVGGREAELERAGALAANPRLHHVVVTGAEETLPYADLDGPLTDEPGPSLVSAARHRARLAAGSADHFTGHGARQVLDAHPARLADLLMDRQRRHLVRPVAALTKADGSVMVPARVYSAARRLARTPYRAGVEALAERLMRRRFDEPHGAVGASLAALTWAGPGPAARWLTGEALAEVSVLLQGSLNRSALGPGQRPGDYRARAALARSAADLRVLEQAAEIRSQRLHSPFLDNQVVRACRALPEALRVKPGARSAILRTVLQGAGVSDLPPGWGTPSHASSAAAARAGLRLAADTLMDLFTTPLLAEAGLVEARVVRQAVRATADGDPLPHDGLADLVSLELWLRRLLARRGTCWTGTPARARAVPSGITPRRGALAPGV
- a CDS encoding MFS transporter; this encodes MSREQRGPNEKLGAVLALAGISNAGLARRVNDLGAQRGLTLRYDKTSVARWVSKGMVPQGAAPHLIAAAIGQKLGRPVPLHEIGLADADPAPEVGLAFPRDVGQAVRSATELYRLDLAGRRAGSGGIWQSLAGSFAVSAYATPASRWLITPADSSVAREANTAEGSGAPIKVGHSDVGKLREAAEDARRWDSKYGGGDWRSSMVPECLRVEAAPLLLGSYSDEVGRALFGATAELTRLAGWMAFDTGQQEAAQRYYIQALRLARAAADVPLGGYVLASMSLQATYRGFGDEGVDLAQAAVERNRGLATARTMSFFRLVEARAHARAADAQAAGAALKAAEGWLERSRDGDHDPSWLGFYGYDRFAADAAECYRDLKAPRQVRRFTEQALSKPTEEFVRSHGLRLVVSAVAELESGNLDAACEQGVRAVEVAGRISSARTTEYVRDLLHRLEPYGDEPRVVELRERARPLLMAPA
- the lhgO gene encoding L-2-hydroxyglutarate oxidase; protein product: MPVGAYDCDVLVVGGGIVGLATAYAVTRAAPGTRVTVLEKEAGPARHQTGRNSGVIHSGIYYRPGSLKARYAVRGAAEMVKFCAEYGIPHAVTGKLIVATEKEELPRLHALVQRGRENGIPVRELGVAQIGEYEPEVRGLAAIHVGTTGVCDYVAVARQLARASGAEIRYGARVVRVDRRPERGVAVLTSGGEVVRARVLVNCAGLHCDEVARLAGDEPGVRIVPFRGEYYELARPELVRGLVYPVPDPAFPFLGVHLTRGIDGGVHIGPNAVPALAREGYGWGVVRPRELAGTVAWPGSWAIARQHWRYGAGELARSVSKRAFLGAVRRLLPAVESEDLVRAPAGVRAQAVLRDGTLVDDFLIRESARAVHVLNAPSPAATASLPIGREVGRRVLNLLGSP